In the Mauremys mutica isolate MM-2020 ecotype Southern chromosome 26, ASM2049712v1, whole genome shotgun sequence genome, ggtctctctccagtgagTATTCTCTGGTGCGTAACAAATGGTGACGtctcaatgaaacttttcccgcagtcgaggcatttatagggtctttcCTCCCtcgtggattgtctgatgtctaGTAAGGTGCGAGATCTGAACGAAACTTTTCCCGCAGTCCAAGCACttctggggtctctctccagtgagTATTCTCTGGTGCGTAACAAATGGTGACGtctcaatgaaacttttcccgcagtcgaggcatttatagggtctttcCTCCCtcgtggattgtctgatgtctaGTAAGGTTTGATTTGTGGCGGAAGTTTTCCCCACAATCCAAGCATCGATAGGGCTTCTCcgcagtgtggattctctggtgcacAACCAGGCCTGACTTGTGAgcaaaacttttcccacagtccaagcattgaTATGGGCTTTCTCCTGtatggattctccgatgtctagCAAGGTAGGAGttgtgactgaagcttttcccgcactccaAGCATTTATGGGGTTTGTCGCCCGTGTGCATTCTCTGATGCGTCATAAGGCTGGATGGctgaatgaaacttttcccacagtcaaggCACTTATAGGGATTCTCTCCCATGTGGGTTCTCTCGTGTGTAAGAAGGGACGCTCGCACACTGAAtcctttcccacactcaaggcattgatacggtctctctcctgtgtgccgTCTCTGGTGCGTAAGAAGGGACGATTTCTGACAAAAGCTTTTCTCGCATTccaagcatttatagggtttctctcccgtgtggattctcccatggtTAATAAGGTGTGacctctgactgaagcttttcccgcagtccaagcagttatagggtttctctcctgtgtgggttctcctGTGTGTAATAAGGGCTGATCGCTCACTAAAATCTTTCCCACACTCCAGGCATTTAaatggtctctctcctgtgtgcagtCTCTGGTGTGTAAGAAGGGACGACCTCTTACgaaagcttttcccgcattccAAGCAcgtatagggtttctctcccgtgtggattctcccatggtTAATGAGATGTGAGTTctcactgaaggttttcccacagtccaagcatttatagggtttctctcccgtgtgggttctctgatgcaCAGTAAGGGCTGATTTgaaattgaagcttttcccacactcaaggcatttatagggtctttctcctgtgtggattctcccatgtttaGTAAGAGATGAACTTTCATTAAAACTTTTTCCACACTCAAGGCAGCTATAGGGTCTTTCTCCCAGGTGCAGTCTttgatgtgtaataaggtgtgaactctGACGGAAACTTTTCCCGCAGTCCAAACATTTATAGGGTTTATCTCCTGTATGGATTTTCCAATGCATAGCGAGGCTTGTTCTCGCACTgaatcttttcccacagtcaAGACATTTGTAGGGTTTTTCTTCCTTGTGATTTATCTGTGGAGCTGCGGTTTCCTTGGGACCCACGCACGGACTGGATTCATCCGGTTTCTTCCTCGGATGTTTTTTCAGctgccgccctgccctgccctgataTCCCCAGGCATTTCCCTGTGTCAAGCACTGGGAAAAACTCCCTTCAGCTCTTCTCAAAAACGCCCCCTGTGGTTCCACTTTCCCAGGAGCTTCCTGCTGTTGATTCTCCTCCTTGTCCTCACTCCCACGCTcatcacctgctgggagagagagagacaatccaGCCAGGAGTCACTGTCTGTGCTCTCCCTagatagggcttgtctacactacacagttttgtcggcaaaaggcagcttttgtcgACAAAACGACGGAGGTTTGTTGGCAAAACTCTCCTGTTTtggcaacaaatgaaaaaaaacccacctcgacgagaggcttTTTGCGGCAAAGTTAGAGAGAGAAAGCGTCAGTGTAGACGCCGCGTTCGTTACGTCACCGtaactggcctccaggaggtatcccGCAATGCCCGCCGTGACCACTCggctcactgttttgaactccgCGGCCCTGCATCCAGGTACTCGGGCACGcgtccctcccctttcaaagctcccgGAAGCGCTGAAATTCCTCAGCGTGCAGAGCTactgcccagctgagcagggTGGCAGCAAACACACGCCTGCCTGGActacaggggagggggggatctCCTGGGTTTGTGGGCAGAGGCGGCGGCGGGAGAACTCGGAGGGAATCGCAGCATCATTAACGCGAGATCCTGCTCTCCCCGGCACTAGGGACACAGCAGGGCAGGAGGGAACGGACACACAcatcccctgcacacacactgtgtctgtctctacacacacacacacacactgtcacacactcttcccctcctccccacacccacgCTTCAGCTGGCAATCGACAGTAGATCCCAACGCCGGAGTTACAGACTGACCAGTCAACCGGACGCCATGTGGAACCGGACGTAggcaatcaggcagcagtggaGACAAAGCCCCGCCAAACACTGCACGGTGCCTGCGTTGCGGCTTAGaaggtaggcacatctgggctgcctgtccccacccccgccccctacTCGCCACGCAGGGGGCAGCCGCTTACAGGTGGGAGGTGAAGACGCTGAGGTTCGCAGGCACAGCCGTGAGCCCCTGCTCCGAGCCgtctgccctgaggcgcctcccATAACGTCTCGCTCAGGGCTACGAACGTTTCAGGGTTAGGAACAGCCCCCGTGCCCGAGGTCTCCATCACTCTGAGGTTCTGGTGTAGCAGGAGGAAACCTGCATGACGTGAGGCTCCACCTGCCCCGCGAGGCACTTCCGAAAGCACCCTGCGGCCAGCTGCGCCGTGGGATCGCGACCCACAGCGCTCTGCTCTCTGTGTCGGTGCAAGAGCTGCTAGCGGGGATGGGCTCTGCCAACCCGAGGAGCAGAGTGTGGACCTGCGACAGGGGTTTAATGACAGCAGTGGCTGGACGTCGGCATCACGTGCGTCGACAAAACTCcgtagtgtagacgaggccttttTCCAGCCCGGGCGAGCGACGGCAGCTAagtcgatgggagaaactctcccactgacatactgggtgtaacttacgtcactcggGGGGTTGGTTTATTCACCCCCCCCGAGTGACAAAAGTGGCACTAacataagcggtagtgtagaTACAAGCCTGAGACCGTGGATTCTGCCTCCACGTCCCATCCGAACGCTGCCAGGGAGGTAAAGTCAGGGAGGACGGGAAGCCGGGACTGATATTTGCCGTGATGATACGACACCTGCTGACTGCAGCCCTGACCTGGGTGAGACGGGGCAGACCTGAGGGCGCTCACTCACGGCACATTTTGGCAGGGCCGCcaggaggattcagggggcctggggtctttggcggcaggggggcccccgcttcggcgacaattcggcagtggggggtccttccgctccgggacccgccgccaaagtgccccaaagacccgcggtggggggccgccgctgccaaattgccatgGAAAAcccagcacttcagcagcgggtcccggagcagaaggacccccccgccgccgaattgcagccgaagacccggagcggaagaagctctgggggcctgaaCTCTGCGAGAGTTTTCCaaggcccccggagtgagtgaaggaccccgctccagggcccccgaaaaactctcgtgggggccccctgcggcaaattgccccacttgccccccaccctgTGGGCGGCCCTGCATTTTGGGGCGTCTCAGGTGCTTTCTGTGTCAGTTTCCCTGACCCCACCCTTGTGCGAGTGCCTCTCAAGAGCTCCTTTTCCTTGGAGGCCTGGAgctctgggacccacggctcccCCCCTCCTTCCAGCCGGGCGatcaggtcaggtttgggaatgggaaATCCTGCACAGGGGGTGAAATCAGGcacgctccagctgcagagtatCTGTCACGAGGGACATTCCCTGAGTTTAGCCTGACCTTACGTGGGATTGTAATAACTCAGACCCCTCGGGGTCTGCGGGGGTGTTGTCACGACCTCACTAGGGGTTCTCAAGATCTGTGGCTTCTGCGGGACTTACGGACACACCTACCCACGGCTCAGGCGTTAAATTCCTGCCTCTTTCATACCCTGCAGAACCTAGAGCCCTCGCCACGGATGAAGCTAGTCCCAAGGAGGAAGGTGAAGGAGAAATTATACAGGCAGGACAATACCCTGCTTCTGGGCCCTTGACAGCTGGAGACGGGGTTGAATTAGCACGTCCATTAGATTTCCGACTCCCCTGTTCTCTTGGAGCGGGtatggagatgaaagtgtcacgCGCCCTGGAGCTGTGGACAATGCGACCCTCCCCCTACAATCTAA is a window encoding:
- the LOC123356653 gene encoding zinc finger protein OZF-like isoform X2, coding for MGGASGQTARSRGSRLCLRTSASSPPTSGDERGSEDKEENQQQEAPGKVEPQGAFLRRAEGSFSQCLTQGNAWGYQGRAGRQLKKHPRKKPDESSPCVGPKETAAPQINHKEEKPYKCLDCGKRFSARTSLAMHWKIHTGDKPYKCLDCGKSFRQSSHLITHQRLHLGERPYSCLECGKSFNESSSLTKHGRIHTGERPYKCLECGKSFNFKSALTVHQRTHTGEKPYKCLDCGKTFSENSHLINHGRIHTGEKPYTCLECGKSFRKRSSLLTHQRLHTGERPFKCLECGKDFSERSALITHRRTHTGEKPYNCLDCGKSFSQRSHLINHGRIHTGEKPYKCLECEKSFCQKSSLLTHQRRHTGERPYQCLECGKGFSVRASLLTHERTHMGENPYKCLDCGKSFIQPSSLMTHQRMHTGDKPHKCLECGKSFSHNSYLARHRRIHTGESPYQCLDCGKSFAHKSGLVVHQRIHTAEKPYRCLDCGENFRHKSNLTRHQTIHEGGKTL
- the LOC123356653 gene encoding zinc finger protein OZF-like isoform X1; the protein is MGGASGQTARSRGSRLCLRTSASSPPTSGDERGSEDKEENQQQEAPGKVEPQGAFLRRAEGSFSQCLTQGNAWGYQGRAGRQLKKHPRKKPDESSPCVGPKETAAPQINHKEEKPYKCLDCGKRFSARTSLAMHWKIHTGDKPYKCLDCGKSFRQSSHLITHQRLHLGERPYSCLECGKSFNESSSLTKHGRIHTGERPYKCLECGKSFNFKSALTVHQRTHTGEKPYKCLDCGKTFSENSHLINHGRIHTGEKPYTCLECGKSFRKRSSLLTHQRLHTGERPFKCLECGKDFSERSALITHRRTHTGEKPYNCLDCGKSFSQRSHLINHGRIHTGEKPYKCLECEKSFCQKSSLLTHQRRHTGERPYQCLECGKGFSVRASLLTHERTHMGENPYKCLDCGKSFIQPSSLMTHQRMHTGDKPHKCLECGKSFSHNSYLARHRRIHTGESPYQCLDCGKSFAHKSGLVVHQRIHTAEKPYRCLDCGENFRHKSNLTRHQTIHEGGKTL
- the LOC123356653 gene encoding zinc finger protein OZF-like isoform X3 produces the protein MGGASGQTARSRGSRLCLRTSASSPPTCDERGSEDKEENQQQEAPGKVEPQGAFLRRAEGSFSQCLTQGNAWGYQGRAGRQLKKHPRKKPDESSPCVGPKETAAPQINHKEEKPYKCLDCGKRFSARTSLAMHWKIHTGDKPYKCLDCGKSFRQSSHLITHQRLHLGERPYSCLECGKSFNESSSLTKHGRIHTGERPYKCLECGKSFNFKSALTVHQRTHTGEKPYKCLDCGKTFSENSHLINHGRIHTGEKPYTCLECGKSFRKRSSLLTHQRLHTGERPFKCLECGKDFSERSALITHRRTHTGEKPYNCLDCGKSFSQRSHLINHGRIHTGEKPYKCLECEKSFCQKSSLLTHQRRHTGERPYQCLECGKGFSVRASLLTHERTHMGENPYKCLDCGKSFIQPSSLMTHQRMHTGDKPHKCLECGKSFSHNSYLARHRRIHTGESPYQCLDCGKSFAHKSGLVVHQRIHTAEKPYRCLDCGENFRHKSNLTRHQTIHEGGKTL
- the LOC123356653 gene encoding zinc finger protein OZF-like isoform X5, which translates into the protein MQANDETVTLLGDERGSEDKEENQQQEAPGKVEPQGAFLRRAEGSFSQCLTQGNAWGYQGRAGRQLKKHPRKKPDESSPCVGPKETAAPQINHKEEKPYKCLDCGKRFSARTSLAMHWKIHTGDKPYKCLDCGKSFRQSSHLITHQRLHLGERPYSCLECGKSFNESSSLTKHGRIHTGERPYKCLECGKSFNFKSALTVHQRTHTGEKPYKCLDCGKTFSENSHLINHGRIHTGEKPYTCLECGKSFRKRSSLLTHQRLHTGERPFKCLECGKDFSERSALITHRRTHTGEKPYNCLDCGKSFSQRSHLINHGRIHTGEKPYKCLECEKSFCQKSSLLTHQRRHTGERPYQCLECGKGFSVRASLLTHERTHMGENPYKCLDCGKSFIQPSSLMTHQRMHTGDKPHKCLECGKSFSHNSYLARHRRIHTGESPYQCLDCGKSFAHKSGLVVHQRIHTAEKPYRCLDCGENFRHKSNLTRHQTIHEGGKTL
- the LOC123356653 gene encoding zinc finger protein OZF-like isoform X4 produces the protein MQANDETVTLLAGDERGSEDKEENQQQEAPGKVEPQGAFLRRAEGSFSQCLTQGNAWGYQGRAGRQLKKHPRKKPDESSPCVGPKETAAPQINHKEEKPYKCLDCGKRFSARTSLAMHWKIHTGDKPYKCLDCGKSFRQSSHLITHQRLHLGERPYSCLECGKSFNESSSLTKHGRIHTGERPYKCLECGKSFNFKSALTVHQRTHTGEKPYKCLDCGKTFSENSHLINHGRIHTGEKPYTCLECGKSFRKRSSLLTHQRLHTGERPFKCLECGKDFSERSALITHRRTHTGEKPYNCLDCGKSFSQRSHLINHGRIHTGEKPYKCLECEKSFCQKSSLLTHQRRHTGERPYQCLECGKGFSVRASLLTHERTHMGENPYKCLDCGKSFIQPSSLMTHQRMHTGDKPHKCLECGKSFSHNSYLARHRRIHTGESPYQCLDCGKSFAHKSGLVVHQRIHTAEKPYRCLDCGENFRHKSNLTRHQTIHEGGKTL